GTCCGCTACAGTATCAAAAAAAATTACGATTAATGGAAGCGAGGCGTCTGATCATAACCAATGACTCTCAAATATCACAGATTGCCATGCAAGTAGGCTACGAAAGCCCCAGCCAATTTAGCCGAGAATATAAACGATTATTTGGAAACAGTCCAAATAGCGATTTGAGTTAAGGGGTTGAAAAAACTGGTGAAGTTATTACTGCAAATGAGTATTTTTTGAAATGGTAATCTTCCAGGTTGATGTCTTCCAAGTTAATGTCTACGAATTTGACAGCAAATGTCAGTTCAAGTCCTCACTATGAACTTGAAACTTCTGCTATAACGCTATAGTCAGTCCTAAATAAAAGAAAAAGAAATACAAATATTATCAATCACTACTGGGGTTAATTTTTCTTGCTTGCTGTGCCTATACAGACAGAGGCTGCGAATAATTAACCCCAGTAGTGCTGTACTCCTTTAACAATGGATCAACTATAGTGTTTTTGGTCTTTATTATTTTAAAACCCGCTAACTACACTAAGACCTGTATGTCGACTGTTTTGATATGACTTTTGAAGATAAACCCTAAACTTTACGCTGCTTAAACTTTAGCGCTCTCTACCCAAGCAAACTCTTCCATAATTCGCAGCCATTGATCGTCTAATCCCGCTTTTAGTAACAATGGCTCACCAGTGACCGGATGGCTGAGCGCTAAAGTCTGAGCATGCAGTAGCATGCGCGCGCAACCATATTGAGTACGAAAAAATCGATTGTGCCTTCCATCGCCGTGGCTGGTATCACCCACGATATGATGGAATAAATGTCTCATATGCCGACGCAGTTGATGCTTACGTCCGGTCTCGGGGGTTAAGCGCATTAGACTATAGCGGCTCGTGTCATGCTTTTTTGACACCGCAAATGGCAACTCAATTTGTGCCAAACTTTGCCAATGGGTTACCGCCTCTTGAGCCGGTTTATCCAAATTAGCGAACTTATCGGCAATAGCATCGGGCTGAAAGCTCAACGCATAATCAACGGTGCCTTGTTCTGACATATAGCCGCGCACCACAGCTAAATATTGCTTGGTCACTTTGTGTTCAGTAAAAGCCTCCGTAAGGCTGCGCGCCACGGCTGAGCTCTTGGCAAACAACAACACGCCTGACGTAGGCTTGTCTAACCTATGCACCGGAAATACATGGCAACCTACCGCATCACGGGTGAGCTGCATGGCAAAGCGTGTCTCGCCTTTATCCAGCCAACTGCGATGCACCAACAGCCCAGCCTCTTTATTAATCGCCACCAGAAATTCATCTTCATAGATGATTTCTATTTGATTAGCGATTTGATTGGCGGTGTCGCTTTCGATATTCATGTTTTCAGTGCCTATATTTTAGATATCATAATTATATATCTTTTTTAGCAAACGCTACCAATTCACGTATAAAAGGTATTCCAATAATTTTGCCCATATTTCTTGCCTATCATATAACTTTCAATCTCACGCGCTTTTAACCGCCTCGGTATTGCCGTTAACTTATATCCGCTAACTTCTTTAATATGCGAAGTCACCCATGCTACACTTTAGAAGATAGCTTACCAGCCTTTATCGTCTCATTATTGTGCTGATTCGCTTTTATCAAAGATACTAAGTCTTTGATAAAATTTAATATTAGTCCTATTCACTGCTCATTACTAAACATTATATTAAGCAGTATTTTTCTTTATACAACATTACAGATTTGCTGCTTCACTATTTTTTAATTAATTTAAGGAGAAGGTCAAGGATGATAATAGATAATGACATATTACGTGAACGCATTAGTTTATTAGGTTCCTTCCTAGGGGATGCGATTTCTCGCCAGACTGGTGAACAAACGCTGCATACTATTGAAACGCTGCGCAAAGGTTTTATTCAACAGCGCCGTGAGCCTAATGAAGCTCATAAGCAGAAGCTCATCGATTTTATTGCCTCTTTGGACAATCAATCCTTAAAAAATGTCATCCGCAGCTTTTCTATCTACTTTTTCTTAGCCAATCTAAGTGAAGAGAATTATCTACGTGAAGAGCGCCATGCATTACGTATGCAATCAGAGCAGAGCTGGGAAGGATCGTTTCGCCGTACTTTACTAGAGTGTCGTGAGCGCAATATTGAGCCAGCACAGATGCAAGAGCTCATTGAGCAACTAAAATTCATCCCTGTATTTACCGCCCATCCTACTGAAGCGCGTCGACGTACAACGATGAACTTATTACAAGGTTTATTTACGCATAGCGATGCCTTAAATAACGTTGCACAAAACAGTTTTGCCTACGAGCAAGCCAGAGAAAAAACGGCGCAAACGATTGATCTGCTATGGTCGTCTGATGAAGTGCGGACGCGTAAGCCTTTGGTCTATGACGAAATAAATAATGGTCTGCATTATTTCAATGCCAGTTTATTCAACGCCATTCCCAAGGTTTATCGTAATATTAAAAACGCTATTATTGATATCTATCCTGAGCTAACAGACTACCCTCTACCTGCTATCATAAGCTTTGGCTCTTGGATCGGTGGCGATAGAGATGGCAATCCCTTTGTCACTCATGACACTACAGAAATGGCCGTATTGATGCATGCAGATACTGTATTGCGTCACTATCAAGTGTTGCTTAAGAAACTACGTCGTCAGCTTATTCATAGTGATACGATTGTTACTATCGAACCTGATGTGTATGCCAAGATTGAAAGTTATAGTGAGCTCGACAGACGAGTCTTTGATTACAATCTTGATGATTACGGCAATGAACCTTATCGCAGATTCCTCTCCTTAATCCTGAATAAAGTCAAAGCCACCAATCTTTTAATCCAAAGCAAAGGGAGTGATACTGAGGCTAAAAAAGATGCCTACGCCAATCCACAAGAACTATTAGAAGACTTACGCATCATCCGTCAAAGTGTGAATACTCATGATACTGCACATGGCGAAGGCTTACTACTCGATATAATACGTTTGGTCAAAACCTGTGGCTTCCATTTGGCAGCGCTCGATATTCGCCAAGAGTCGTCTTATCATAGCGAAGTGATTGCCGATATTTTTGCCAATGCTTCTAACTTGCCTGACTATCAAAGCCTCAATGAAACCGAGCGCCAAGAATGGCTAACGCGCCTGCTTGAGAAACCAGGCACACCGCTTATTTATACCGATAATTTAACGGATAAAACCCGTGAACAATTGGCCTTGATGCACTCAGTAGCGACTTTACGCAAACTGGTTGGGCAAGATACTTTTGGCAGTTATGTTATCTCAATGACCAATAACGCCAGTCAATTATTAGAAGTATTGCTACTCATGCGCTTTGCAGGCTTATGTAGAGTGGATGACGAAGGGCGACTGTCTGCCGACTTGCCCGTAGCACCGTTATTTGAGACCATCGAAGATCTTAAAAACATCGATCAGATCCTGCCTGCGGTTTTAGATAATCCGCTGTATCGAGGGTTGCTACGACACTCAGATAACACTCAAGAAATCATGCTGGGCTATTCAGATTCATCAAAGGATGGTGGCATCATTACTTCTGCATGGCAGCTTTATAGCGCGCAGCAGACCATAAATAGTATTGCTGAAAAATACGGTATCAAAACCCGCCTATTTCATGGTCGCGGTGGCTCAGTAAGTCGTGGTGGCGGCTCAACTCATAAAGCGATTGCCGCGCAACCCGCTGGTACACTGCATGGGCAAATCAAAGTGACCGAACAAGGCGAAGTCCTTTATGCCAAATATGCCAACACTGATACCGCTGTATTTGAGCTGACCATGGGCATCACTGGCACGCTTAAAGCTTGCTCCTCAAGATTCGTGGTGCAACCGCCTGAACTGCCACATTATGAAGCGCTCTTTGCGCGTTTAGCAGATGCAGGTGAGCAGCGTTATCGCAAGCTAACGGATCATACCGAAGGGTTTTATCAGTTCTACTCTCAAGCGACGCCAGTGGCAGAAATCTCTTTATTAAATATTGGCTCACGCCCAGCACATCGTAATAAAGGCTTACCAAGCAAAACAACCTTGCGCGCAATTCCTTGGGTATTTGGCTGGTCATTAGCGCGCTTTACACTGCCCGCTTGGTATGGTGTCGGCAGTGCGTTGCATAGCGTCATCGATGATGAAGCACTGATGAAAGAAATGATTGACTGCTGGCCATTTTTTAACGTGTTTATTAGCAATATTGAAATGGCGTTTACCAAGTCTGATATGAGTATTGCTCATGCTTATAGCCAATTATGTGACGATGAGAGGTTACGTGAACAGATTATGACAGCGGTGACGGATGAGCACGAGCTTACCCATTCAGGTTTAAACTCTTTGCTTAACCAAGAGTCGTTATTGGAGCATCAGCAGAATCTTGCCGCTTCTCTTGAATGGCGTAATGCGTATTTAGATCCAACCAACTATATCCAAATTGAGCTATTGAAGCGTGCCAGACAAAAAGACGCTACAAGCGATACCAATCATGGTGACCTCGACGTTGAAGATCCATTAATCCGTAGTATTAATGCCTTGGCAGCAGGTCTACGCAATACAGGGTAATGGATAACACAGAAAAATATATGCAAAAAAGACAGTACTTTTAGTATTTCCTAAAGGTACTGTCTTTTAATGTGTTTATCTCAAACGGTTACTTAATTATCAATATAGGTTTAATAAACGCCTAAATAATATTAATCTCATAGCTGAACTTCTCTGCCAGCCCATAGGACTCTCTATATTCGATAGGATCACCTTCTAGATTCTTCGCAATGCGGCATACCTTAACTAAGTTTTCTTGCTTAGTATTGCCCAAATAATCGTCGCTGTGATCGGTTATAAAATACAGCGTCTCTACAGCAGACGACACAAATTGACCACACTTGGTATAGTAAAAAGGATAGAGAAGATTCTCGAAATCTTCAGGATTTAAGGTTGCAAAAGCTTGGAAGCGACTCTTAGGTAACCAAATTTTTTCACTTAACAAGACTCTGTCTTCAACCATACGCGTACGCTCTATATAAATGAGCGCTTTGTTTTTACCTATATTTAGTTTTTTATTAATGTCATCAATACCGTCTATAACTATGATTTTTTTAATTATGCCCGTCGGCGTGACATAGCGAGCATCTTTATCACGAAACTTAAAAAACCTTAATAGTGAGCTTGCAAAATCTGGACGTTTTAAGAAGGTGCCTTTGCCTTGCTGCTTTATTAACACCCCATCTTCTACCAATTTTTCGACCGCTTTACGGACGGTTCCTACAGATACTTCATACTTATCTGCAAACTCCTGCTCCGTCGGTAAGGGCGTGTTTTCATCCCACTTACTCTCTGTCAGTAACGTCTGTATATGCCATCGCACTTGCTCATAACGTGGCATCTTAAATTCTTTGAAATTATTTAGCATTTTTTTCACCACAGTGGAAAGGTTTTTATTAACTGTTTCAATCTCGTCAAGCACTGCTATTGCTGTAAAACTACGTTATCCCTGATCAACTTCTCTTAAGCTTTCAGCGCATTCGATCGGTATCACATTAATATTAAAGCATTATTATATTTTTATGATGAATCTTTCCTAATTAACGCCAACTTTTTTGCTATCATTCTATTCAAACAAATGCACTTTGAAGATTTATAAGCTCTTCTAGTCCAGAAAACCCTGTGTCAATATTAGCGTAATACTCTTTACTCTGTAAAAACTGCTATGGTTTTTTATAGAATTCATACAGTTAAGGTCAAGGAGTAGTCGTGACTCTTTATATTCTAGCCGCCATCGTGATATGTATCATTTTGGGCTATACCACTAAGATTAATATTGGCCTATTTGCTATTGCATTTTCATATCTAATCGGTTGTTTCGGTATGGGGATGAAGGCACATGAAATTGTTGAGCTATGGCCTCTCAAAATTTTCTTTGTTATTTTTGCGGTGACTCTTTTCTATAACTTTCCCCTAGCTAACGGTGCTTTAGAAAAGCTATCCAATCATTTAATCTATAAGTGCCGTCACTTTCCCGCATTCCTACCTTTAGTCATTTTCCTTGTGGCCACGATTATTGCAGGCTTAGGGGCTGGTTATTATACGGTCTTAGCAACGATGGCACCGATGATCCTGCTATTGTCTAAACGCACTAACTTGAATCTTGTCATTGCTACTTTATCAGTGAACTATGGTGCCTTAGCGGGTGCTAACTTTATCACCTCACAAAGCGGTGTTATTTTTAGAGAGCTGATGCGCGGCGCAGGCGTCGCAAATGATAATACTTTTACTTATGTGTTAGGGATATTCGCTGTCACTTTTATAATGCCTATGATTGTATTGGGTGCTTATAGCTTTATCAATGCCAAAAACAGCAAAATCGCGATTCAGACGACCATACCAGAACCCTTTGATAGTAAACAAAAACAGTCTCTTATACTGATTTTTATTATGATGGCTATTGTACTTATCGTGCCCATTTTAAATCTACTCATGCCACAAGTATCAGCGATTCAGTTTTTGAACGCTCGGATTGACATTGGTTTTATCGCTATATTTTTTGCTTTAGTGAGCTTATTTTTAAAATTAGGCGATGAAAAAGCAGTGATTGCTTTAATACCTTGGAATACCCTCATTATGATTTGTGGTGTTGGTATGTTAATCAGCCTCGGAGTAGAAATAGGTGTTATTTACGAGCTGACAGAATGGCTAAGTACCAATGTACCCATCTGGATGATACCGATTTTAGTCTTTGTGATTAGCGCCATTATGTCGATATTTGCTAGTACGCTCGGGGTAGTCGCCCCTACCTTATTCCCTATGGTCCTTCCCCTAGCCGTTGCCTCTGGACTAAGCCCTTTATTACTATTTACCTGTATTGTTGTGGGGGCGCAAAGCTCATCACTCTCGCCTTTCTCATCAGGAGGTAGTCTGATGTTAGGCGCTTCTCAAGTCGTTATAAACAAAGACAAGCTTTTTAATGCGCTACTATTCAAGGCAGTGCCCTTAGATATTGGTATTGGAATACTCGCAATTTTACTTATCCAGCTGATATTTTAACTTCTCATAGGTAAAATATACCGTGATTTTTTAAAAATTTTACACCTGCTTGCTATATTTTTGCTCCCAAAATATCTATTTTTCTCACTAAATTCATAACTGCTTAAATTGTTGTTTTAGCCTCGTAATGGTACTGATATCAACGTGGTTTTTGATACATCTAAATAATTCTCATTATCATCCAATCATACCAACTACTTGTTTTTATTTGACTTTAATACCTTACCTTAGAGGCATTAGGGTCTTTTACTTGTCCTTCATATCCCTATCGCAGAAGATTCTATATCGCCTTCAATTTAATATATTACTATAAAATTCATATATACATACATATGTTTCTTGTTATTTTTAAAATATTCTGTTACTTTTGGCAAGTGATAAATCTCTACTGTTACGAAGTTTAGTCATCTCGTTAATCGAGTCTTCACTTTACCTGTAATAACTTTATATTTTGGCCAAAATTCTATTGAATTTTTATTGTAAAAATACACACAAGGAGTGTCGTGTGAAAAAACTATCCTATCTGGCTCTTGGCCTGTCTATCCTATCTTTGACCGCTTGTAACAATGCAAACGAAACTGCCAGTACAGATGCGACTGCCGTAGATGGCGCAACTGAGCTCACTGCCCCTTCACGTCCAGAATGTATTGCGCCTGCCAAACCAGGTGGCGGTTTTGACTTGACTTGTAAGCTTGCTCAAGCTGGCTTAAGAGATACTGGTATCTTAAAAGATCCTATGCGCGTCACCTATATGCCAGGCGGCGTCGGCGCTGTTGCTTATAACAAAATCGTTGCTAATGACCGTGACAATGGCGATGCCATTATTGCCTTCTCTACCGGCTCTATTCTTAATTTATCGCAAGGTAAATTTGGTAAATTCACTGAAAAAGACGTGAAATGGCTAGCTGGTGTTGGTACTGATTATGGTGCTATTGCAGTCAATGCAGACTCTCCTATTAAAGATCTAGCTGGGTTAGTTGCTGAGCTCAAAAAAGATCCAAAAGCTATCAGCTTTGGTGCTGGCGGTAGTGTTGGCGGTCAAGATTGGATGCAAACCGCTATTTTAGCTAAAGCCGTTGGGGTTAAGCCTAGTGACATGACTTATGTTGCCATGGAAGGCGGCGGTGAAGCGATCACAGCGGTGATGGGCAATCATATTACTGTTGTTAGTGCCGGTATTGCTGAGATTATGCCGCAAGCCAATGCAGGTAAATTACGTGTATTAGCAGTATTTGCAGATGAAAGATTGGGCGGCACGATGACCGATATTCCTACTGCGAAAGAGCAAGGTTATGATGTGACGTGGCCAGTCGTTCGTGGTTACTACATGGGTCCAGACGTAA
The window above is part of the Psychrobacter cryohalolentis K5 genome. Proteins encoded here:
- the truC gene encoding tRNA pseudouridine(65) synthase TruC, whose product is MNIESDTANQIANQIEIIYEDEFLVAINKEAGLLVHRSWLDKGETRFAMQLTRDAVGCHVFPVHRLDKPTSGVLLFAKSSAVARSLTEAFTEHKVTKQYLAVVRGYMSEQGTVDYALSFQPDAIADKFANLDKPAQEAVTHWQSLAQIELPFAVSKKHDTSRYSLMRLTPETGRKHQLRRHMRHLFHHIVGDTSHGDGRHNRFFRTQYGCARMLLHAQTLALSHPVTGEPLLLKAGLDDQWLRIMEEFAWVESAKV
- a CDS encoding GntR family transcriptional regulator — protein: MLNNFKEFKMPRYEQVRWHIQTLLTESKWDENTPLPTEQEFADKYEVSVGTVRKAVEKLVEDGVLIKQQGKGTFLKRPDFASSLLRFFKFRDKDARYVTPTGIIKKIIVIDGIDDINKKLNIGKNKALIYIERTRMVEDRVLLSEKIWLPKSRFQAFATLNPEDFENLLYPFYYTKCGQFVSSAVETLYFITDHSDDYLGNTKQENLVKVCRIAKNLEGDPIEYRESYGLAEKFSYEINII
- a CDS encoding Bug family tripartite tricarboxylate transporter substrate binding protein, which encodes MKKLSYLALGLSILSLTACNNANETASTDATAVDGATELTAPSRPECIAPAKPGGGFDLTCKLAQAGLRDTGILKDPMRVTYMPGGVGAVAYNKIVANDRDNGDAIIAFSTGSILNLSQGKFGKFTEKDVKWLAGVGTDYGAIAVNADSPIKDLAGLVAELKKDPKAISFGAGGSVGGQDWMQTAILAKAVGVKPSDMTYVAMEGGGEAITAVMGNHITVVSAGIAEIMPQANAGKLRVLAVFADERLGGTMTDIPTAKEQGYDVTWPVVRGYYMGPDVSPSAYNWWKEAFDKMLVDPKFAEIREQQELLPFSMTGDELQAYVYKRTGELRELSAEYGLVEAAPTK
- the ppc gene encoding phosphoenolpyruvate carboxylase, which produces MIIDNDILRERISLLGSFLGDAISRQTGEQTLHTIETLRKGFIQQRREPNEAHKQKLIDFIASLDNQSLKNVIRSFSIYFFLANLSEENYLREERHALRMQSEQSWEGSFRRTLLECRERNIEPAQMQELIEQLKFIPVFTAHPTEARRRTTMNLLQGLFTHSDALNNVAQNSFAYEQAREKTAQTIDLLWSSDEVRTRKPLVYDEINNGLHYFNASLFNAIPKVYRNIKNAIIDIYPELTDYPLPAIISFGSWIGGDRDGNPFVTHDTTEMAVLMHADTVLRHYQVLLKKLRRQLIHSDTIVTIEPDVYAKIESYSELDRRVFDYNLDDYGNEPYRRFLSLILNKVKATNLLIQSKGSDTEAKKDAYANPQELLEDLRIIRQSVNTHDTAHGEGLLLDIIRLVKTCGFHLAALDIRQESSYHSEVIADIFANASNLPDYQSLNETERQEWLTRLLEKPGTPLIYTDNLTDKTREQLALMHSVATLRKLVGQDTFGSYVISMTNNASQLLEVLLLMRFAGLCRVDDEGRLSADLPVAPLFETIEDLKNIDQILPAVLDNPLYRGLLRHSDNTQEIMLGYSDSSKDGGIITSAWQLYSAQQTINSIAEKYGIKTRLFHGRGGSVSRGGGSTHKAIAAQPAGTLHGQIKVTEQGEVLYAKYANTDTAVFELTMGITGTLKACSSRFVVQPPELPHYEALFARLADAGEQRYRKLTDHTEGFYQFYSQATPVAEISLLNIGSRPAHRNKGLPSKTTLRAIPWVFGWSLARFTLPAWYGVGSALHSVIDDEALMKEMIDCWPFFNVFISNIEMAFTKSDMSIAHAYSQLCDDERLREQIMTAVTDEHELTHSGLNSLLNQESLLEHQQNLAASLEWRNAYLDPTNYIQIELLKRARQKDATSDTNHGDLDVEDPLIRSINALAAGLRNTG
- a CDS encoding SLC13 family permease — its product is MTLYILAAIVICIILGYTTKINIGLFAIAFSYLIGCFGMGMKAHEIVELWPLKIFFVIFAVTLFYNFPLANGALEKLSNHLIYKCRHFPAFLPLVIFLVATIIAGLGAGYYTVLATMAPMILLLSKRTNLNLVIATLSVNYGALAGANFITSQSGVIFRELMRGAGVANDNTFTYVLGIFAVTFIMPMIVLGAYSFINAKNSKIAIQTTIPEPFDSKQKQSLILIFIMMAIVLIVPILNLLMPQVSAIQFLNARIDIGFIAIFFALVSLFLKLGDEKAVIALIPWNTLIMICGVGMLISLGVEIGVIYELTEWLSTNVPIWMIPILVFVISAIMSIFASTLGVVAPTLFPMVLPLAVASGLSPLLLFTCIVVGAQSSSLSPFSSGGSLMLGASQVVINKDKLFNALLFKAVPLDIGIGILAILLIQLIF